In Cydia amplana chromosome 25, ilCydAmpl1.1, whole genome shotgun sequence, one genomic interval encodes:
- the LOC134659419 gene encoding uncharacterized protein LOC134659419 has product MDRVNFTINGKPFSAGAEVSVDTTLTEYIRRCADLRGTKYMCLEGGCGACVVHVRARTATGERLAFSVNTCLVAVLSCEGWDITTIEGIGNRQKGYNIIQTRLNNYFGSQCGYCSPGFVMSMYSLIQGSELHLTEEQIEKSFGSNLCRCTGYRPILEAFKSFAVDPDPKILQKIKDIEDIDNLVCPKSGVKCGGTCGNNDQDWCLVDAHVMDKEEPVPKKISLSDGRLWFRVNNIKAIFESLDQVNGYSNYIFVAGNTSKGAYPIKFYPKVLVDISGVAELRSHYLDVNLVLGANTTITDTINLFDELSKTNADFLYLQVLRKHLEEVAHIPVRNDLVRVNEIRDLGVVIDDKLSSILAKSFKQLGMILRIGKPFTNL; this is encoded by the exons ATGGATAGAGTGAATTTCACCATCAATGGGAAACCATTTAGCG CGGGCGCGGAGGTGTCAGTGGACACGACGCTGACCGAATACATCCGGCGCTGCGCGGACCTGCGCGGCACCAAGTACATGTGCCTGGAGGGCGGCTGCGGCGCGTGCGTCGTCCACGTGCGCGCGCGCACTGCCACCGGCGAGCGACTCGCCTTCTCTGTCAACACG TGTCTTGTTGCTGTCCTGTCCTGCGAGGGCTGGGATATTACGACCATAGAAGGAATCGGAAACAGGCAGAAGGGCTACAACATAATACAAACTCGACTTAACAACTACTTTGGCTCGCAATGTGGATACTGTAGCCCTGGATTCGTTATGAGCATGTACAG tctAATCCAAGGCAGTGAGCTTCATTTAACTGAAGAACAGATAGAGAAGTCGTTTGGCAGCAATCTCTGCAGGTGCACCGGCTACCGGCCCATCCTGGAGGCTTTCAAGTCGTTCGCGGTGGACCCTGACCCGAAAATCCTCCAAAAAATAAAGGACATCGAAGATATTGACAACTTAGTTTGTCCAAAATCGGGAGTTAAATGCGGTGGAACTTGTGGCAACAACGATCAAGACTGGTGTCTGGTCGATGCACATGTTATGGATAAAGAGGAGCCCGTGCCGAAGAAGATATCATTGTCCGATGGCAGGTTATGGTTCAGAGTAAATAACATCAAAGCCATATTTGAATCTCTTGATCAAGTGAACGGCTATAGCAACTACATATTCGTTGCTGGTAATACGTCTAAAG GAGCATACCCCATCAAGTTTTACCCTAAAGTGCTAGTAGACATAAGTGGTGTCGCCGAGTTACGCTCCCACTATCTAGACGTCAACTTGGTTCTTGGAGCTAACACGACGATTACTGACACAATCAATTTGTTTGATGAACTAAGCAAAACCAATGCCGACTTTTTGTACTTGCAAGTGTTGAGAAAACATTTAGAGGAAGTTGCTCACATACCTGTTCGgaat GACCTGGTAAGAGTGAATGAGATTCGTGATCTTGGAGTAGTCATAGACGACAAGCTATCATCTATCTTAGCTAAGTCTTTTAAACAACTGGGTATGATCCTGCGAATTGGTAAACCTTTCACGAATCTATAA
- the LOC134659502 gene encoding zinc finger protein OZF-like, translating to MEALQKCRCCLRRSPDRDMNMPYLNLDQTETYSVMLAECFDIHLMGSKSDVGICEVCVGRLRDASDFKQQVQHCQEELQQLQGEWILKDEFKVKQEISDIVSDDFGPEDSGVEPNVSKPIVKCIQQIIKVECAPKLEPAPHASRQCPLTSHREPSRAKSVVLAPVLTGVERADQDYKCGTCWKQFTKKKYLIGHMKIHNKAKSFICEVCKKQFKHKHHLIDHRRIHTGDQPYSCEVCEKRFSQKSSLIVHKRIHTGEKPYICEICNKTFTQSSALHIHKRTHGEKTYFCEMCDKGFSLKCNLNAHVRTHTGEKPYGCKVCNKRFSEQSSLKRHTRIHTGETPYACRTCDKKFKDFSSYSKHELIHTGKKPFTCDICNKSFGRKTHLNRHKQLHTGEKRFCCDICGKQFTEKYTLDNHKMVHSKNQSSND from the exons ATGGAGGCGCTACAGAAGTGTCGCTGTTGCCTGCGGCGCTCCCCGGACAGAGATATGAACATGCCATATTTAAATCTGGACCAAACCGAGACATATTCGGTCATGCTAGCAGAATGCTTCGATATACAT TTAATGGGTAGCAAGAGTGACGTTGGTATCTGTGAGGTGTGTGTGGGCCGCCTGCGAGACGCCAGCGACTTCAAGCAGCAAGTGCAGCACTGCCAGGAGGAGCTGCAGCAGCTGCAGGGAGAATGGATACTTAAAG ATGAATTTAAGGTTAAACAAGAAATATCAGATATTGTATCTGATGATTTCGGAC CCGAAGACTCCGGAGTAGAACCAAATGTTTCGAAGCCAATAGTAAAGTGTATACagcaaataataaaagtagAGTGCGCACCAAAACTAGAGCCCGCGCCGCACGCGAGCCGGCAGTGTCCCTTGACATCACACCGCGAGCCGTCTCGAGCCAAGAGTGTGGTGCTCGCGCCTGTTCTCACCGGGGTCGAACGCGCCGACCAAGACTACAAGTGCGGTACATGCTGGAAACAGttcacaaagaaaaaatatttaatcggTCACATGAAGATTCACAACAAAGCAAAGTCTTTCATATGTGAAGTCTGCAAAAAGCAGTTCAAACATAAACACCATTTGATCGACCACAGGCGTATTCACACTGGAGACCAGCCTTACAGTTGCGAAGTCTGTGAGAAGCGGTTTTCACAAAAATCATCTTTAATTGTACATAAGAGAATCCACACTGGTGAAAAACCTTACATTTGTGAGATATGCAACAAAACTTTCACACAAAGTTCAGCTTTACATATTCATAAACGTACCCACGGGGAGAAAACTTACTTCTGTGAGATGTGCGACAAGGGATTTTCTCTAAAGTGCAACTTAAATGCGCATGTACGTACACACACTGGTGAGAAACCATATGGTTGTAAAGTATGTAATAAACGGTTTAGCGAGCAATCCAGCCTTAAAAGACACACAAGAATTCACACAGGAGAGACGCCGTACGCTTGCAGAACATGTGACAAGAAATTCAAAGATTTTTCCAGTTATAGTAAACACGAACTAATTCATACCGGCAAGAAGCCTTTCACATGTGATATATGTAATAAATCATTCGGTCGCAAAACTCATCTAAATAGGCATAAGCAACTTCATACAGGGGAGAAACGCTTCTGTTGCGATATCTGTGGAAAACAATTTACAGAAAAATATACACTAGACAATCATAAAATGGTTCACTCAAAAAATCAGTCTTCTAACGACTAG